One genomic window of Variovorax sp. RA8 includes the following:
- a CDS encoding DNA topoisomerase, with the protein MAGEQVVWIAEKPSAAKDLVAGMKLAYGVSCTNEGAASRDGYFVISNGHVVLPLAGHLLTTARVSEYLTPEMAKLEEERVFDRYKDFLPVLPPKLITHPRTDESKGAKGAKGKSAGAGKPFGPYLVAKKFLRRGIKVMNAGDTDREGQLIVDELLEHFGIDPAGPNVFRVELVSNRAEDIAETLKKPFDRNGDPKWANRGEAARVRQYLDWVWGLNPSMAYQALLRKSNVGVGRVQTPVLEMVDARRRAIENFKPTDYFIPVITLRDGTVMRWHKREEAAGTPGFDLEGRIIDEQVAKQIVRAITGGLKGTCVQATAKEHSEKPPLPFSLGALQAEAARQHGMTLDEVTDAAQNLYKSKAISYVGTDCRFLPESMHADARKVMAQLAKLFPGQAQGAHMEIKGAAFNDAKLDEHFAIVPMGLPNSGASRNELAVFRTIAKRFMAQFYPDYVYKQHSLIGRFGQDEFRASQKQEIRKGWKEVEADSESGGEAEAGAGGDGDVRGEVQRIRG; encoded by the coding sequence ATGGCAGGTGAACAGGTCGTATGGATAGCCGAAAAGCCTTCGGCGGCCAAGGATTTGGTCGCGGGGATGAAGCTCGCCTATGGCGTGTCCTGCACGAACGAGGGAGCCGCCTCTCGGGACGGGTACTTCGTCATCAGCAACGGCCATGTGGTGCTGCCTCTCGCCGGGCACCTGCTCACCACTGCGCGGGTCTCCGAATACCTGACGCCTGAGATGGCCAAGCTCGAAGAGGAGCGCGTCTTCGATCGGTACAAAGACTTCCTTCCCGTCCTCCCTCCGAAGCTGATCACCCACCCGCGCACCGACGAGAGTAAGGGCGCCAAGGGTGCCAAGGGGAAGTCGGCCGGCGCTGGAAAGCCGTTCGGCCCGTATCTGGTGGCCAAGAAGTTCCTGCGTCGTGGCATCAAGGTCATGAACGCCGGCGACACCGATCGCGAAGGCCAGCTTATCGTGGACGAGCTGCTCGAACACTTTGGCATCGACCCGGCCGGCCCGAACGTCTTCCGCGTCGAACTCGTGTCCAACCGGGCCGAGGACATCGCCGAGACCCTCAAGAAGCCTTTCGACCGCAACGGCGATCCGAAATGGGCCAACCGCGGCGAGGCAGCCCGCGTGCGCCAGTATCTGGACTGGGTCTGGGGGCTGAACCCCTCGATGGCCTACCAGGCGCTGCTGCGCAAGTCGAACGTGGGCGTGGGCCGCGTGCAGACGCCGGTCCTGGAGATGGTGGACGCCCGGCGCCGAGCCATCGAGAACTTCAAGCCGACCGACTACTTCATCCCGGTGATTACGCTGCGCGACGGCACGGTCATGCGCTGGCACAAGCGCGAGGAAGCTGCCGGCACGCCCGGTTTCGACCTCGAAGGCCGGATCATCGACGAGCAGGTCGCCAAGCAGATCGTGCGGGCCATCACCGGTGGCCTGAAGGGCACCTGCGTGCAGGCAACTGCGAAAGAACACAGCGAGAAGCCGCCGCTTCCGTTCTCCCTCGGGGCGCTGCAGGCCGAGGCTGCGCGCCAGCACGGTATGACGCTGGATGAGGTGACCGACGCGGCCCAGAACCTCTACAAATCGAAGGCGATCTCGTACGTTGGTACTGACTGCCGCTTCCTGCCTGAATCGATGCACGCGGACGCGCGCAAGGTGATGGCCCAGCTGGCGAAGCTCTTTCCCGGCCAGGCCCAGGGCGCGCACATGGAGATCAAGGGCGCCGCCTTCAACGACGCCAAGCTCGACGAGCACTTCGCGATCGTCCCGATGGGGCTTCCAAACAGCGGCGCGAGCCGCAACGAGCTGGCCGTCTTCCGCACGATCGCCAAGCGGTTCATGGCCCAGTTCTACCCGGACTACGTCTACAAGCAGCACTCGCTCATCGGCCGGTTTGGCCAGGACGAGTTCCGTGCTAGCCAAAAGCAGGAGATCCGCAAGGGCTGGAAGGAAGTCGAGGCGGACAGCGAGTCCGGCGGCGAGGCGGAAGCGGGTGCCGGCGGCGACGGCGATGTCCGCGGTGAAGTGCAAAGGATTCGCGGATGA
- a CDS encoding DNA topoisomerase: MSDPTDKFAGYRTGAVLYAVSAKIEAKRTSPPSPYTEDELMDDMLSAHKFGRTDREREMLKRVQGIGTSRTRGTIITNHLDRDLLRRVKKGKKHQLHITDFGTHLLSQLPDSLKSVSMTALWELALADVAEGRANSDLLKQKISEMVKRLLAEAFASRGVLPTDSVRR; the protein is encoded by the coding sequence ATGAGTGACCCAACCGACAAGTTCGCCGGCTACCGGACCGGCGCCGTGCTCTACGCCGTGAGCGCGAAGATCGAGGCCAAGCGCACGAGCCCGCCGAGCCCGTACACGGAAGACGAGCTCATGGACGACATGCTGTCGGCCCACAAGTTCGGGCGCACCGACCGCGAGCGCGAGATGCTCAAGCGGGTGCAGGGGATCGGCACGTCGCGCACGCGCGGCACGATCATCACAAATCACCTTGACCGGGACCTGCTGCGCCGGGTCAAGAAGGGCAAGAAGCACCAGCTGCACATCACCGACTTCGGGACCCACCTGCTGAGCCAGCTGCCGGACTCGCTCAAGAGCGTGTCGATGACCGCGCTCTGGGAGCTTGCGCTCGCAGACGTCGCAGAAGGCCGCGCCAATTCGGACCTCCTAAAACAAAAGATATCGGAAATGGTGAAAAGGTTGCTAGCCGAGGCGTTCGCTTCGCGTGGCGTTTTGCCAACAGATAGCGTCCGAAGGTGA
- a CDS encoding A1S_2505 family phage non-structural protein: MAPVFVFGSNTHGRHGKGAALFARQQRGAIYGQGEGLQGNSYAIPTKGQRQDRVLFTLPLEQIRAGVDRFLAFAASRPELQFEVTPIGCGHAGYRPAEIAPMFENAPANCQLPDEFLAYIPGLAGRVNVPAIRFPSRAGRKGGNVASGGVQAPNADERRAGSAGHAFTQER, from the coding sequence GTGGCACCCGTCTTTGTTTTCGGCAGCAACACTCACGGGCGCCACGGCAAGGGCGCGGCTCTCTTCGCACGTCAGCAGCGCGGCGCGATCTACGGGCAAGGTGAAGGCCTCCAGGGCAATTCGTACGCGATCCCCACGAAAGGCCAGCGGCAGGATCGCGTGCTCTTTACCCTTCCGCTGGAGCAGATCCGCGCGGGCGTCGACCGCTTCCTCGCATTCGCCGCAAGCCGGCCCGAGCTCCAGTTCGAGGTGACGCCCATCGGATGCGGGCATGCCGGCTACCGGCCCGCGGAAATCGCGCCGATGTTCGAGAACGCGCCAGCGAACTGCCAGCTGCCAGACGAGTTCCTGGCTTATATCCCTGGCCTGGCTGGACGCGTCAACGTTCCCGCCATTCGTTTTCCGAGCCGCGCGGGCAGAAAAGGAGGGAATGTCGCTAGTGGAGGGGTTCAGGCGCCTAATGCCGATGAGCGTCGCGCTGGCTCAGCAGGACACGCATTCACACAGGAGCGGTAG
- a CDS encoding bactofilin family protein has product MVIPPTAVFDGNLKLDCGVVIYGKFRGTLECAKGTVIIAPGAHFSGRLSAERIAVAGKVGDPAKAAKDSALLIASEDLQIGDGADIHAVIRAPLFNIPMGAKLNSSVIKSMLGTGAG; this is encoded by the coding sequence ATGGTGATTCCCCCGACGGCCGTGTTCGACGGGAACCTGAAACTGGACTGCGGCGTAGTCATCTATGGGAAATTCCGCGGCACGCTCGAGTGCGCGAAGGGTACCGTCATCATCGCGCCGGGGGCTCACTTCAGTGGGCGGCTGTCGGCCGAGCGCATCGCTGTCGCCGGCAAGGTGGGCGATCCGGCCAAGGCGGCCAAAGACAGCGCGCTGCTCATCGCGAGCGAGGACCTGCAGATCGGCGACGGCGCTGACATCCATGCGGTTATTCGTGCTCCTCTGTTCAACATCCCGATGGGCGCAAAGCTGAACTCCAGCGTCATCAAGTCGATGCTGGGTACCGGGGCGGGCTGA
- a CDS encoding YcbK family protein: MLSPNPYVHPEGTAPSGLPAALTRRAALRGLGGLGLGSILLLQDPGVAHAQASAAAAGALPSAAQRDEFWTRDRTVWVRRTSTGEVIKSTYWRNGQLVQSEYERLCWFARDTTLERLIREDSPHIRRALDSGRFTREQISQWTMMNPIIFDVHYAITSWLGWFNMARPIDWTSAFRHPITNSITEGSARDSWHMRGGAVDARIPGVPIEQFGRFAQWLGAGGVGVYVGKSFTHTDSGRVRAWRA, encoded by the coding sequence ATGCTGTCGCCTAATCCGTACGTGCACCCCGAAGGCACGGCTCCCTCGGGGTTGCCAGCGGCGCTGACCCGGCGCGCAGCGCTTCGTGGGCTGGGCGGCCTCGGCCTCGGCTCGATCCTCCTGTTACAAGACCCCGGCGTCGCACACGCCCAGGCAAGCGCCGCGGCGGCGGGCGCCCTCCCTTCAGCGGCTCAACGCGACGAGTTCTGGACGCGCGATCGCACGGTCTGGGTCAGGCGCACTTCCACGGGCGAGGTCATCAAGAGCACCTACTGGCGCAACGGCCAGCTTGTCCAGAGCGAATATGAGCGCCTGTGCTGGTTTGCGCGGGACACGACGCTCGAACGCCTCATCCGGGAGGACAGCCCCCACATTCGCAGAGCGCTCGATTCGGGACGGTTCACCAGGGAGCAGATTTCCCAGTGGACCATGATGAATCCGATCATCTTCGACGTGCACTACGCGATCACGAGTTGGCTCGGCTGGTTCAACATGGCCAGGCCGATCGACTGGACAAGCGCCTTCAGGCACCCCATCACCAACTCCATCACTGAGGGCTCGGCGCGCGACAGCTGGCACATGCGTGGCGGGGCGGTCGATGCGCGCATCCCGGGCGTCCCGATCGAGCAGTTCGGCCGCTTCGCCCAGTGGCTCGGCGCCGGCGGCGTCGGGGTGTACGTCGGGAAGTCGTTCACCCACACGGATTCGGGTCGCGTCCGCGCGTGGCGGGCGTAA
- a CDS encoding DNA primase, giving the protein MLSNDVPERPLATGFAGTGAGGAGGGSRNIDGSVIDQIKQRLDIVEVVGRHVELKRAGGALFKGLCPFHTERSPSFTVTPSRQSYHCFGCGAHGDAVQFLMEMEGMSFRETIEDLAQAAGVAIPAPDSHAPVVRRPPADVKKAMHLAMDVAANRYSSELAEALDLIRARPDATGFLADAARYVHAKRGIHKTTIDRFRIGLAPEGWDTLKELDWPRETFAPGQHDAATTLAAVDLIRAREEREGGAAPAAALAQAIPAAPARKPFGFPSATRPASPAPAPMSGTAAPAAPVSYYDTFRARLIFPVRDTAGKIVAFGGRRLIEESSGAKYLNSAETPIFHKSNVLYGLFEAREAIRKVKRVHVVEGYMDVVMLAQYGVENAVASMGTAMTESQLQTLMRFTESVIFVFDGDAAGQKAARKAAETVLPLVRATHDIRILTLPDGQDPDDYVRTHGRDAFDQLVEASAKSLSFFLRDQLLEECGGARSPEQRARFQQRFQQILKLMTADQTLAKEYWKMFQQALSSGEPRPAQPGAAGNQSYQSFGYRRPAVTTPTRAPVLTAAESSIVAKLRDAAHVAPEVAFQVRDEIVALLDLDDPAEMRLQKELDGLDVAMPPQRAAEGTPEWLLARDALLSHAELLEIHRRQQVRAELQAQRASGEISTADYIRELRELG; this is encoded by the coding sequence ATGCTGAGTAACGACGTGCCCGAGCGGCCACTGGCCACCGGGTTTGCGGGCACAGGCGCGGGAGGAGCAGGTGGCGGCAGCCGCAACATAGACGGGTCCGTGATCGACCAGATCAAGCAGCGACTCGACATCGTCGAGGTCGTGGGCCGCCACGTTGAACTCAAACGCGCCGGCGGGGCCCTCTTCAAGGGCCTTTGCCCCTTCCACACCGAGCGCTCGCCCTCGTTCACCGTCACTCCTTCCCGCCAGAGCTACCACTGCTTCGGCTGCGGCGCGCACGGCGATGCGGTCCAGTTCCTGATGGAAATGGAGGGCATGTCCTTCCGCGAGACGATCGAGGACCTGGCCCAGGCCGCCGGTGTCGCGATCCCCGCCCCGGACTCGCATGCGCCGGTGGTGCGCCGCCCGCCGGCCGATGTGAAGAAGGCGATGCACCTGGCGATGGACGTCGCGGCGAATCGCTACTCCAGCGAACTCGCCGAGGCGCTTGACCTGATCCGGGCCCGGCCCGACGCTACCGGCTTCCTGGCGGATGCCGCCCGCTACGTGCACGCGAAGCGCGGAATCCACAAGACCACCATCGACCGGTTTCGAATCGGGCTCGCGCCTGAGGGCTGGGACACGCTCAAGGAGCTGGACTGGCCGCGCGAGACGTTCGCGCCAGGCCAGCACGACGCGGCCACGACGCTCGCGGCGGTCGACCTGATCCGTGCGCGCGAGGAACGCGAGGGCGGTGCAGCCCCGGCCGCAGCCCTGGCACAAGCGATACCCGCCGCACCGGCTCGCAAGCCCTTCGGGTTCCCGAGCGCCACGCGCCCGGCCAGCCCCGCACCTGCTCCCATGTCCGGTACCGCAGCTCCGGCGGCACCCGTCTCCTACTACGACACCTTCCGCGCCCGACTGATCTTCCCGGTCAGGGACACCGCCGGCAAGATCGTCGCGTTCGGCGGGCGCAGGCTCATCGAGGAAAGCTCGGGCGCCAAGTACCTGAACAGCGCCGAGACGCCGATCTTCCACAAGAGCAACGTCCTGTACGGTCTGTTCGAGGCGCGAGAAGCGATTCGCAAGGTCAAGCGCGTGCACGTGGTCGAGGGCTACATGGACGTCGTAATGCTGGCGCAGTACGGCGTGGAGAACGCCGTCGCTTCCATGGGCACAGCCATGACGGAGAGCCAGCTGCAGACGCTCATGCGCTTCACCGAATCCGTGATCTTCGTTTTCGACGGCGACGCTGCTGGCCAGAAGGCCGCCCGCAAGGCAGCCGAGACGGTGCTGCCGCTCGTGCGCGCGACCCATGACATCCGCATCCTGACTCTTCCTGACGGCCAGGACCCGGACGACTACGTCCGCACCCATGGCCGTGACGCCTTCGACCAGCTCGTGGAGGCCTCGGCCAAGTCGCTCTCGTTCTTCCTGCGCGACCAGCTGCTCGAAGAGTGCGGCGGCGCGAGATCGCCTGAGCAGCGCGCCCGCTTCCAGCAGCGCTTCCAGCAGATCCTGAAGCTGATGACGGCCGACCAGACGCTGGCGAAGGAGTACTGGAAGATGTTCCAGCAGGCGCTCTCCAGTGGCGAGCCCCGCCCTGCGCAGCCTGGCGCCGCGGGCAACCAGTCGTACCAGTCCTTCGGCTACCGCCGGCCCGCCGTCACCACCCCGACCCGGGCGCCGGTGCTCACCGCTGCGGAAAGCTCGATCGTGGCCAAGCTTCGCGATGCCGCGCACGTGGCCCCCGAGGTGGCGTTCCAGGTTCGCGACGAGATCGTCGCGCTGCTCGACCTGGACGATCCCGCCGAGATGCGTCTGCAGAAGGAGCTGGACGGGCTGGATGTGGCCATGCCGCCGCAGCGCGCCGCCGAGGGCACGCCGGAATGGCTGCTGGCGCGCGACGCTCTCCTATCCCATGCGGAACTGCTCGAGATCCACCGCCGCCAGCAGGTGCGCGCCGAACTGCAGGCCCAGCGCGCGAGCGGTGAGATCTCGACGGCGGACTACATTCGGGAACTTCGCGAACTGGGGTGA